The following proteins are co-located in the Paludibaculum fermentans genome:
- a CDS encoding type II toxin-antitoxin system PemK/MazF family toxin, translated as MHPHPGEIWLADLGLAAKTRPVVIVSRYDPDAPRALVLYVPLTTQQRPSSYEVPLPRLSYLDRESVANVQGLGSIPTVRLERKLGKLSKDAFARVKTALTHALDLNS; from the coding sequence ATGCACCCGCATCCAGGTGAGATTTGGCTGGCGGACCTGGGGCTCGCCGCAAAAACGAGACCGGTCGTCATCGTTTCGCGTTACGACCCTGACGCTCCTAGGGCTCTCGTGCTCTACGTCCCGCTGACTACCCAGCAACGCCCTAGCTCCTACGAGGTACCGCTCCCACGCCTTTCCTACCTCGACCGGGAATCAGTCGCTAACGTGCAGGGCCTTGGGTCAATTCCGACGGTCCGGCTGGAGAGGAAACTCGGCAAGCTTTCCAAGGACGCATTTGCGAGAGTCAAAACGGCCCTTACGCATGCACTCGATTTGAATTCCTA